From the genome of Triticum aestivum cultivar Chinese Spring chromosome 3B, IWGSC CS RefSeq v2.1, whole genome shotgun sequence, one region includes:
- the LOC123070854 gene encoding protein TSS isoform X1 has translation MAPKSKRGKAKGEKKKKDEKVLPVAIDITVNLPDQSDVILKGISTDRIIDVRRLLCVNTATCAITNYSLLHETRDGHLKDGADIATLKPYTLTLVEGEYDEDSALVHIRRLLDIVACTASFGSPPPPPPPPSPKDADATKEPSNSSSKPVAAASSGGRRTGSPPPLPKEPAAKDADAAAAKEDMVSAELEAEMSGACPRLGAFYEFFSLANLSPPLHFIKRVTQPRQEEQPSDDHLFFLEAKLCNGKFVIVEARRKGFFSFGKQRVLCHNLVDLLRHLSRAFDNAYEDLMKAFLERNKFGNFPYGYRANTWLVPPIAAQSPSTFPPLPAEDETWGGNGGGWGRDGKSDMLPWADEFMYLTSMPCKTAEEREIRDRRAFLLHSLFVDVAIFRSIAAIRYVMESTDVSTSIKTDEVLHSETVGNFSITVTRDSSDASCKLDTKIDGSRATGMDSKHLAERNLLKGITADENTAAHDVDSLGIVNIRYCGYVAVAKVNNYEKTIVTSFKPADITDQPEGGAHALNINSLRMLLNEANATGEKKLPTQSHMLEELTAAQTYAENVLKESLQNLEEEETDKQSFMRWELGACWVQHLQDLKKSDKDKKQGDGKEKKKMVDKDVKETKIEGLGKPLKALKHPKNAVDASGKGSSSGNKSLTDATSSGESQKVKPSSVEPLQGDCITSENEILLKDVLLDSAFTRLKDSETGLHQKSPSELIEMALKFYDEVALPKLVADFGSLELSPVDGRTLTDFMHTRGLQMRSLGQIVKLSEKLSHVQSLCVHEMIVRAFKHIVQSVIAATSDMRQLALTIAAVLNLLLGVPESEFSGSSPAVHPLVWRWLVAFLKKRYQYELTGQHYDDVRKYAILRGLCHKVGIELAPRDFVMDSAFPFCKQDIISLVPVHKQVACSSADGRQLLESSKTALDKGKLEDAVNYGTKALAKLIMVCGPYHRMTAGAYSLLAVVLYHTGDFNQATIYQQKALDINERELGLDHPDTMKSYGDLAVFYYRLQHTELALKYVKRALYLLHLTCGPSHPNTAATYINVAMMEEGLGNVHVALRYLHKALKCNQRLLGPDHIQTAASYHAIAIALSLMEAYSLSVQHEQTTLQILRAKLGPDDLRTQDAAAWLEYFESKVIEQQEAARNGTRKPDASIASKGHLSVSDLLDYINPNEENKGRDSESGKRRYSSIKVLSHSNENSNVASPDISPRDSAIAIKDEEKQIKEPLQDDSANIMDTPETEVKESPLPLEASPPSEQLVERSEVNISSPEVFEGEILEQDDGWQPVQRPKSAAVLGKQIKHYRAAIRRYDPENHAPTDASQYKPRNSYSNNRYYFLKKRTVVPAAYTDPQQHMKVQTSSARFGRKTYKAMTYRVKPGTASAEVQDTSRITEQMSGKEESQIAYSHVHNRSADLKGCEPHGPWVESTGNPPSYKDVALARPGTIAKTQIQKPRDDVLQPSLGQIIAQEMKDSLVDAVQVDQRSVSSSTNNSKEVNIVPAEMQHSEKREESHREQEIDNTEKDSLPDKITADNEKPSGIGPADSKTDTTLFSNEDQEPTSSDNFGAATEFSDSTVPTEAEKSGKSGIQFLEESLPTNSEPITVSEHAISMQGGVGGVESEKSKPDLLLSNIDIREISNKKLSAAAPPFNPSPPATLSPLAVSVGLSPPGAVPGVGPWPMNVSMHPGHSSMVPNGPPLCTSPHHLYPPAPRSPNLLHPVPFLYPPYSQSQMVPSSTFPMNTTIFRPNHYGWQPYMSPVASEFVPGPAWSNNHPVAYTPSPLVADTISQSLADSHVLSDAAVVSIGPSVDSNMVAVKEEMEVPVEVDSGNFIRNNILGEEHDKELKDAVNAALNPQTLGDSTFDIGGTKLGGNMKNEDEGSFRIYVKGKSRRKQTLRIPMSLLNKTYSARSFKLDFNRVVRESDIFRPSGVSFAEVVSSGD, from the exons CAGGATCATTGATGTGAGGAGGCTGCTCTGCGTCAACACCGCCACCTGTGCAATCACAAACTACTCCCTCTTGCATGAG ACTCGTGATGGTCACTTGAAGGATGGCGCGGATATTGCGACACTGAAGCCATATACTCTCACCCTGGTAGAAG GGGAGTATGACGAGGATAGCGCGTTGGTGCACATACGGCGGCTGCTGGACATCGTTGCGTGCACCGCCTCCTTCGGCtctccgccacctccgccgcctcctccatcccCCAAGGATGCTGATGCCACCAAGGAGCCCTCCAACTCCAGCTCCAAGCCCGTAGCAGCGGCCTCCTCGGGCGGGCGCCGCACGGGCTCACCGCCGCCCCTGCCGAAGGAACCAGCTGCAAAGGATGCTGATGCAGCGGCGGCCAAGGAGGACATGGTCTcggcggagctggaggcggagaTGAGCGGTGCATGCCCCCGCCTTGGAGCGTTCTACGAGTTCTTCTCTCTTGCTAACCTCTCACCGCCTCTCCACT TTATAAAGCGAGTGACTCAACCTCGACAGGAGGAGCAACCGTCTGATGACCATCTCTTCTTCCTTGAG GCAAAGCTTTGTAATGGGAAATTTGTCATTGTTGAAGCTCGGAGAAAGGGGTTCTTTAGTTTTGGGAAACAGCGTGTTTTGTGCCACAATCTTGTCGACCTATTGAGGCATCTCAGCAGAGCATTTGATAAT GCATATGAGGATCTTATGAAGGCATTTTTGGAACGGAACAAG TTCGGAAATTTTCCTTATGGTTATCGTGCAAATACATGGCTTGTTCCTCCGATTGCTGCCCAGTCACCATCAACATTTCCTCCCCTTCCTGCTGAGGATGAAACTTGGGGAGGCAATGGAGGTGGTTGGGGAAGGGATGGCAAAAGTGACATGTTGCCATGGGCAGATGAGTTCATGTATCTCACATCCATGCCTTGCAAAACTGCTGAGGAGAGGGAAATTCGTGACAGGAGAGCATTCCTACTGCACAGTCTATTCGTAGATGTTGCCATCTTTAGAAGTATTGCAGCCATCCGGTATGTAATGGAGAGTACAGATGTATCAACATCAATCAAGACAGATGAGGTCTTGCATTCTGAGACGGTTGGAAATTTTAGCATCACTGTCACAAGAGATTCTTCAGATGCAAGCTGCAAGCTGGACACTAAGATAGATGGAAGCCGAGCCACAGGAATGGACTCTAAGCATCTTGCAGAGAGAAACCTTTTGAAAGGAATAACTGCAGATGAAAACACTGCTGCACAT GATGTTGACAGTTTGGGCATCGTGAATATTAGATACTGTGGATATGTTGCTGTAGCAAAGGTTAACAATTACGAGAAAACTATTGTGACTTCTTTTAAGCCTGCTGATATCACGGATCAACCTGAAGGGGGTGCTCATGCATTGAACATTAACAG TTTGAGGATGCTCCTAAATGAAGCCAATGCAACTGGAGAAAAGAAGTTACCAACACAAAGTCATATGCTGGAAGAACTAACTGCAGCACAAACTTATGCTGAGAACGTGTTGAAGGAAAGTCTTCAAAATCTTGAGGAAGAGGAGACTGATAAACAATCATTTATGAGATGGGAACTTGGTGCCTGTTGGGTTCAGCACTTGCAAGATCTGAAAAAATCTGACAAAGACAAAAAACAAGGTGATGGGAAGGAAAAGAAGAAAATGGTAGACAAAGATGTGAAAGAGACAAAGATTGAAGGGCTTGGGAAGCCTCTCAAAGCTCTTAAGCATCCGAAGAATGCGGTTGATGCTTCTGGCAAGGGGTCCTCATCAGGGAACAAAAGTTTGACTGATGCAACAAGCTCTGGGGAAAGCCAGAAAGTCAAGCCATCATCTGTTGAACCGCTTCAAGGAGACTGCATCACCTCTGAGAATGAAATCTTGTTGAAGGATGTATTACTGGATTCCGCCTTTACAAGGTTAAAAGATTCAGAAACAGGACTCCACCAGAAG TCACCATCTGAGTTGATTGAGATGGCTCTGAAGTTCTATGATGAAGTTGCGCTTCCTAAGCTG GTTGCCGATTTTGGTTCTTTGGAACTTTCACCTGTTGATGGTAGGACATTGACAGATTTCATGCATACCAGGGGCCTACAGATGCGCTCCCTAGGACAAATT GTCAAACTTTCAGAGAAGCTCTCACACGTACAGTCTCTTTGTGTGCATGAAATGATAGTGAGAGCATTCAAGCATATTGTCCAATCTGTTATTGCAGCTACTTCAGACATGAGACAATTAGCATTAACAATAGCTGCAGTGCTGAACTTACTTCTTGGTGTTCCTGAATCTGAATTTTCTGGAAGTTCTCCTGCTGTGCATCCCCTGGTGTGGAGATGGCTTGTTGCCTTCTTGAAAAAGCGATACCAGTATGAGCTCACAGGGCAACATTATGATGATGTGAGGAAATACGCTATATTGAGAGGACTATGCCATAAG GTGGGCATTGAATTGGCACCGCGAGATTTTGTCATGGATTCTGCTTTCCCGTTTTGCAAACAGGATATTATTAGCCTTGTGCCCGTACATAAG CAAGTTGCGTGCTCATCTGCAGATGGAAGGCAACTTCTAGAATCCTCTAAAACAGCTCTTGACAAGGGTAAACTTGAAGATGCTGTTAATTATGGAACCAAG GCCCTTGCCAAGCTCATAATGGTGTGTGGTCCCTATCATCGAATGACGGCTGGAGCTTATAGCCTTCTAGCTGTTGTTTTGTACCACACTGGTGATTTTAATCAG GCTACAATATATCAGCAAAAGGCCCTAGACATCAACGAGAGGGAACTTGGGCTTGATCACCCTGATACGATGAAGAGTTACGGAGACCTTGCTGTTTTCTACTATCGTTTACAACACACAGAACTGGCTCTGAA GTACGTCAAGCGTGCATTATATCTTCTACATCTTACATGCGGGCCATCTCATCCAAACACAGCTGCAACATATATTAATGTAGCCATGATGGAGGAAGGCTTGGGCAATGTGCATGTAGCTCTTAGGTACTTGCACAAAGCTTTAAAATGCAACCAGAGATTACTTGGGCCTGATCATATCCAG ACTGCTGCAAGCTACCATGCTATCGCCATTGCTCTCTCGTTGATGGAAGCTTATTCGTTGAGTGTTCAGCATGAGCAGACAACCTTGCAAATCCTTCGTGCAAAGCTTGGACCAGATGATCTTCGGACTCAG GATGCTGCAGCCTGGCTTGAATACTTTGAATCGAAAGTAATTGAGCAACAAGAAGCTGCCCGCAATGGAACTCGAAAACCTGATGCATCAATAGCTAGTAAAGGACACCTAAG TGTATCTGATCTTCTTGATTACATCAATCCCAACGAAGAAAACAAAGGAAGAGATTCTGAATCAGGCAAGAGGAGATACTCAAGCATAAAG GTTTTATCACATTCGAATGAGAATTCAAACGTAGCAAGTCCTGATATATCTCCAAGAGATTCTGCTATTGCAATCAAAGACGAGGAAAAACAAATTAAAGAGCCGTTGCAAGATGATAGTGCTAATATCATGGATACTCCTGAAACTGAGGTTAAAGAGAGTCCTTTACCCTTGGAGGCTTCACCACCCTCTGAACAGCTGGTAGAGAGATCTGAGGTGAACATCAGTTCACCTGAAGTTTTTGAAGGTGAAATACTAGAACAGGATGATGGCTGGCAGCCTGTTCAAAGACCTAAATCAGCGGCAGTTTTAGGTAAACAGATAAAGCATTACCGTGCTGCCATCAGAAGATATGACCCTGAGAATCATGCTCCAACAGATGCTTCCCAATATAAGCCAAGGAATTCCTATTCAAATAACCGTTATTACTTCTTAAAGAAGAGAACTGTCGTACCTGCAGCATACACAGATCCTCAGCAGCATATGAAAGTCCAGACATCAAGTGCCAGGTTTGGTCGTAAGACATACAAGGCTATGACCTACCGGGTTAAGCCAGGGACAGCATCCGCGGAAGTGCAAGATACTTCTAGGATCACAGAGCAGATGAGTGGTAAAGAAGAATCCCAAATAGCTTATTCACATGTACACAATCGTTCAGCAGATCTGAAAGGATGTGAGCCACATGGACCTTGGGTTGAAAGTACTGGAAACCCACCATCATACAAAGATGTTGCATTGGCACGTCCAGGTACAATAGCCAAGACTCAAATACAAAAACCTAGAGATGATGTACTGCAACCATCACTTGGTCAAATTATCGCACAAGAAATGAAGGATTCCTTGGTAGATGCAGTTCAAGTGGACCAGAGGTCCGTGTCCTCAAGTACCAATAATTCCAAAGAGGTAAACATTGTGCCAGCAGAGATGCAGCATTCAGAAAAAAGAGAAGAGTCACATAGGGAACAAGAGATTGACAACACCGAGAAAGATAGTTTACCAGATAAGATAACAGCAGATAATGAGAAACCTTCTGGCATTGGCCCTGCAGATAGTAAAACAGACACGACCTTATTCAGTAACGAAGATCAAGAACCAACAAGTAGTGACAATTTTGGTGCTGCCACTGAGTTCTCAGATTCGACAGTACCCACAGAAGCTGAAAAGAGTGGAAAATCTGGCATACAATTTCTTGAAGAATCTCTACCTACTAATAGTGAACCTATTACAGTCTCAGAGCATGCAATAAGTATGCAGGGAGGCGTTGGAGGTGTTGAAAGTGAGAAGTCAAAGCCTGACTTGCTTCTAAGTAATATTGATATAAGAGAGATATCTAATAAGAAGCTATCTGCTGCTGCACCTCCATTCAATCCTTCTCCTCCAGCTACCCTTAGCCCACTTGCTGTAAGTGTCGGTCTCTCACCACCAGGTGCCGTTCCAGGCGTCGGCCCTTGGCCTATGAATGTCTCCATGCATCCTGGACATTCAAGTATGGTGCCAAACGGTCCTCCTCTGTGCACATCCCCACATCATTTGTACCCGCCCGCTCCTCGGTCTCCTAATCTCTTGCATCCTGTGCCATTTCTTTATCCACCATATAGTCAATCGCAGATGGTTCCAAGCAGCACATTTCCCATGAACACTACTATTTTTCGCCCTAACCATTATGGATGGCAACCTTATATGAGCCCAGTTGCATCTGAGTTTGTGCCTGGACCAGCATGGTCAAACAATCATCCAGTCGCTTACACCCCCAGCCCACTTGTTGCTGACACTATTTCTCAGTCTCTAGCAGATTCACACGTCCTATCTGATGCAGCTGTTGTTAGTATAGGACCTTCAGTGGACAGCAATATGGTTGCAGTAAAGGAGGAAATGGAGGTCCCTGTGGAGGTAGACAGTGGTAATTTTATCCGCAATAATATTTTGGGAGAAGAACATGATAAAGAGTTAAAGGATGCTGTTAATGCTGCACTTAATCCTCAGACGCTAGGAGACAGCACATTTGATATTGGTGGAACGAAACTGGGAGGCAACATGAAGAATGAAGATGAGGGTAGCTTTAGGATATATGTAAAGGGGAAAAGCAGGCGAAAGCAAACTCTGAGGATCCCGATGAGTTTGCTTAACAAGACATATAGCGCACGTTCCTTCAAGCTTGACTTCAACAGAGTAGTCAGAGAGAGTGATATTTTCAGGCCATCGGGCGTTTCTTTTGCTGAAGTAGTTTCTTCTGGCGACTGA
- the LOC123070854 gene encoding protein TSS isoform X2 has protein sequence MKAFLERNKFGNFPYGYRANTWLVPPIAAQSPSTFPPLPAEDETWGGNGGGWGRDGKSDMLPWADEFMYLTSMPCKTAEEREIRDRRAFLLHSLFVDVAIFRSIAAIRYVMESTDVSTSIKTDEVLHSETVGNFSITVTRDSSDASCKLDTKIDGSRATGMDSKHLAERNLLKGITADENTAAHDVDSLGIVNIRYCGYVAVAKVNNYEKTIVTSFKPADITDQPEGGAHALNINSLRMLLNEANATGEKKLPTQSHMLEELTAAQTYAENVLKESLQNLEEEETDKQSFMRWELGACWVQHLQDLKKSDKDKKQGDGKEKKKMVDKDVKETKIEGLGKPLKALKHPKNAVDASGKGSSSGNKSLTDATSSGESQKVKPSSVEPLQGDCITSENEILLKDVLLDSAFTRLKDSETGLHQKSPSELIEMALKFYDEVALPKLVADFGSLELSPVDGRTLTDFMHTRGLQMRSLGQIVKLSEKLSHVQSLCVHEMIVRAFKHIVQSVIAATSDMRQLALTIAAVLNLLLGVPESEFSGSSPAVHPLVWRWLVAFLKKRYQYELTGQHYDDVRKYAILRGLCHKVGIELAPRDFVMDSAFPFCKQDIISLVPVHKQVACSSADGRQLLESSKTALDKGKLEDAVNYGTKALAKLIMVCGPYHRMTAGAYSLLAVVLYHTGDFNQATIYQQKALDINERELGLDHPDTMKSYGDLAVFYYRLQHTELALKYVKRALYLLHLTCGPSHPNTAATYINVAMMEEGLGNVHVALRYLHKALKCNQRLLGPDHIQTAASYHAIAIALSLMEAYSLSVQHEQTTLQILRAKLGPDDLRTQDAAAWLEYFESKVIEQQEAARNGTRKPDASIASKGHLSVSDLLDYINPNEENKGRDSESGKRRYSSIKVLSHSNENSNVASPDISPRDSAIAIKDEEKQIKEPLQDDSANIMDTPETEVKESPLPLEASPPSEQLVERSEVNISSPEVFEGEILEQDDGWQPVQRPKSAAVLGKQIKHYRAAIRRYDPENHAPTDASQYKPRNSYSNNRYYFLKKRTVVPAAYTDPQQHMKVQTSSARFGRKTYKAMTYRVKPGTASAEVQDTSRITEQMSGKEESQIAYSHVHNRSADLKGCEPHGPWVESTGNPPSYKDVALARPGTIAKTQIQKPRDDVLQPSLGQIIAQEMKDSLVDAVQVDQRSVSSSTNNSKEVNIVPAEMQHSEKREESHREQEIDNTEKDSLPDKITADNEKPSGIGPADSKTDTTLFSNEDQEPTSSDNFGAATEFSDSTVPTEAEKSGKSGIQFLEESLPTNSEPITVSEHAISMQGGVGGVESEKSKPDLLLSNIDIREISNKKLSAAAPPFNPSPPATLSPLAVSVGLSPPGAVPGVGPWPMNVSMHPGHSSMVPNGPPLCTSPHHLYPPAPRSPNLLHPVPFLYPPYSQSQMVPSSTFPMNTTIFRPNHYGWQPYMSPVASEFVPGPAWSNNHPVAYTPSPLVADTISQSLADSHVLSDAAVVSIGPSVDSNMVAVKEEMEVPVEVDSGNFIRNNILGEEHDKELKDAVNAALNPQTLGDSTFDIGGTKLGGNMKNEDEGSFRIYVKGKSRRKQTLRIPMSLLNKTYSARSFKLDFNRVVRESDIFRPSGVSFAEVVSSGD, from the exons ATGAAGGCATTTTTGGAACGGAACAAG TTCGGAAATTTTCCTTATGGTTATCGTGCAAATACATGGCTTGTTCCTCCGATTGCTGCCCAGTCACCATCAACATTTCCTCCCCTTCCTGCTGAGGATGAAACTTGGGGAGGCAATGGAGGTGGTTGGGGAAGGGATGGCAAAAGTGACATGTTGCCATGGGCAGATGAGTTCATGTATCTCACATCCATGCCTTGCAAAACTGCTGAGGAGAGGGAAATTCGTGACAGGAGAGCATTCCTACTGCACAGTCTATTCGTAGATGTTGCCATCTTTAGAAGTATTGCAGCCATCCGGTATGTAATGGAGAGTACAGATGTATCAACATCAATCAAGACAGATGAGGTCTTGCATTCTGAGACGGTTGGAAATTTTAGCATCACTGTCACAAGAGATTCTTCAGATGCAAGCTGCAAGCTGGACACTAAGATAGATGGAAGCCGAGCCACAGGAATGGACTCTAAGCATCTTGCAGAGAGAAACCTTTTGAAAGGAATAACTGCAGATGAAAACACTGCTGCACAT GATGTTGACAGTTTGGGCATCGTGAATATTAGATACTGTGGATATGTTGCTGTAGCAAAGGTTAACAATTACGAGAAAACTATTGTGACTTCTTTTAAGCCTGCTGATATCACGGATCAACCTGAAGGGGGTGCTCATGCATTGAACATTAACAG TTTGAGGATGCTCCTAAATGAAGCCAATGCAACTGGAGAAAAGAAGTTACCAACACAAAGTCATATGCTGGAAGAACTAACTGCAGCACAAACTTATGCTGAGAACGTGTTGAAGGAAAGTCTTCAAAATCTTGAGGAAGAGGAGACTGATAAACAATCATTTATGAGATGGGAACTTGGTGCCTGTTGGGTTCAGCACTTGCAAGATCTGAAAAAATCTGACAAAGACAAAAAACAAGGTGATGGGAAGGAAAAGAAGAAAATGGTAGACAAAGATGTGAAAGAGACAAAGATTGAAGGGCTTGGGAAGCCTCTCAAAGCTCTTAAGCATCCGAAGAATGCGGTTGATGCTTCTGGCAAGGGGTCCTCATCAGGGAACAAAAGTTTGACTGATGCAACAAGCTCTGGGGAAAGCCAGAAAGTCAAGCCATCATCTGTTGAACCGCTTCAAGGAGACTGCATCACCTCTGAGAATGAAATCTTGTTGAAGGATGTATTACTGGATTCCGCCTTTACAAGGTTAAAAGATTCAGAAACAGGACTCCACCAGAAG TCACCATCTGAGTTGATTGAGATGGCTCTGAAGTTCTATGATGAAGTTGCGCTTCCTAAGCTG GTTGCCGATTTTGGTTCTTTGGAACTTTCACCTGTTGATGGTAGGACATTGACAGATTTCATGCATACCAGGGGCCTACAGATGCGCTCCCTAGGACAAATT GTCAAACTTTCAGAGAAGCTCTCACACGTACAGTCTCTTTGTGTGCATGAAATGATAGTGAGAGCATTCAAGCATATTGTCCAATCTGTTATTGCAGCTACTTCAGACATGAGACAATTAGCATTAACAATAGCTGCAGTGCTGAACTTACTTCTTGGTGTTCCTGAATCTGAATTTTCTGGAAGTTCTCCTGCTGTGCATCCCCTGGTGTGGAGATGGCTTGTTGCCTTCTTGAAAAAGCGATACCAGTATGAGCTCACAGGGCAACATTATGATGATGTGAGGAAATACGCTATATTGAGAGGACTATGCCATAAG GTGGGCATTGAATTGGCACCGCGAGATTTTGTCATGGATTCTGCTTTCCCGTTTTGCAAACAGGATATTATTAGCCTTGTGCCCGTACATAAG CAAGTTGCGTGCTCATCTGCAGATGGAAGGCAACTTCTAGAATCCTCTAAAACAGCTCTTGACAAGGGTAAACTTGAAGATGCTGTTAATTATGGAACCAAG GCCCTTGCCAAGCTCATAATGGTGTGTGGTCCCTATCATCGAATGACGGCTGGAGCTTATAGCCTTCTAGCTGTTGTTTTGTACCACACTGGTGATTTTAATCAG GCTACAATATATCAGCAAAAGGCCCTAGACATCAACGAGAGGGAACTTGGGCTTGATCACCCTGATACGATGAAGAGTTACGGAGACCTTGCTGTTTTCTACTATCGTTTACAACACACAGAACTGGCTCTGAA GTACGTCAAGCGTGCATTATATCTTCTACATCTTACATGCGGGCCATCTCATCCAAACACAGCTGCAACATATATTAATGTAGCCATGATGGAGGAAGGCTTGGGCAATGTGCATGTAGCTCTTAGGTACTTGCACAAAGCTTTAAAATGCAACCAGAGATTACTTGGGCCTGATCATATCCAG ACTGCTGCAAGCTACCATGCTATCGCCATTGCTCTCTCGTTGATGGAAGCTTATTCGTTGAGTGTTCAGCATGAGCAGACAACCTTGCAAATCCTTCGTGCAAAGCTTGGACCAGATGATCTTCGGACTCAG GATGCTGCAGCCTGGCTTGAATACTTTGAATCGAAAGTAATTGAGCAACAAGAAGCTGCCCGCAATGGAACTCGAAAACCTGATGCATCAATAGCTAGTAAAGGACACCTAAG TGTATCTGATCTTCTTGATTACATCAATCCCAACGAAGAAAACAAAGGAAGAGATTCTGAATCAGGCAAGAGGAGATACTCAAGCATAAAG GTTTTATCACATTCGAATGAGAATTCAAACGTAGCAAGTCCTGATATATCTCCAAGAGATTCTGCTATTGCAATCAAAGACGAGGAAAAACAAATTAAAGAGCCGTTGCAAGATGATAGTGCTAATATCATGGATACTCCTGAAACTGAGGTTAAAGAGAGTCCTTTACCCTTGGAGGCTTCACCACCCTCTGAACAGCTGGTAGAGAGATCTGAGGTGAACATCAGTTCACCTGAAGTTTTTGAAGGTGAAATACTAGAACAGGATGATGGCTGGCAGCCTGTTCAAAGACCTAAATCAGCGGCAGTTTTAGGTAAACAGATAAAGCATTACCGTGCTGCCATCAGAAGATATGACCCTGAGAATCATGCTCCAACAGATGCTTCCCAATATAAGCCAAGGAATTCCTATTCAAATAACCGTTATTACTTCTTAAAGAAGAGAACTGTCGTACCTGCAGCATACACAGATCCTCAGCAGCATATGAAAGTCCAGACATCAAGTGCCAGGTTTGGTCGTAAGACATACAAGGCTATGACCTACCGGGTTAAGCCAGGGACAGCATCCGCGGAAGTGCAAGATACTTCTAGGATCACAGAGCAGATGAGTGGTAAAGAAGAATCCCAAATAGCTTATTCACATGTACACAATCGTTCAGCAGATCTGAAAGGATGTGAGCCACATGGACCTTGGGTTGAAAGTACTGGAAACCCACCATCATACAAAGATGTTGCATTGGCACGTCCAGGTACAATAGCCAAGACTCAAATACAAAAACCTAGAGATGATGTACTGCAACCATCACTTGGTCAAATTATCGCACAAGAAATGAAGGATTCCTTGGTAGATGCAGTTCAAGTGGACCAGAGGTCCGTGTCCTCAAGTACCAATAATTCCAAAGAGGTAAACATTGTGCCAGCAGAGATGCAGCATTCAGAAAAAAGAGAAGAGTCACATAGGGAACAAGAGATTGACAACACCGAGAAAGATAGTTTACCAGATAAGATAACAGCAGATAATGAGAAACCTTCTGGCATTGGCCCTGCAGATAGTAAAACAGACACGACCTTATTCAGTAACGAAGATCAAGAACCAACAAGTAGTGACAATTTTGGTGCTGCCACTGAGTTCTCAGATTCGACAGTACCCACAGAAGCTGAAAAGAGTGGAAAATCTGGCATACAATTTCTTGAAGAATCTCTACCTACTAATAGTGAACCTATTACAGTCTCAGAGCATGCAATAAGTATGCAGGGAGGCGTTGGAGGTGTTGAAAGTGAGAAGTCAAAGCCTGACTTGCTTCTAAGTAATATTGATATAAGAGAGATATCTAATAAGAAGCTATCTGCTGCTGCACCTCCATTCAATCCTTCTCCTCCAGCTACCCTTAGCCCACTTGCTGTAAGTGTCGGTCTCTCACCACCAGGTGCCGTTCCAGGCGTCGGCCCTTGGCCTATGAATGTCTCCATGCATCCTGGACATTCAAGTATGGTGCCAAACGGTCCTCCTCTGTGCACATCCCCACATCATTTGTACCCGCCCGCTCCTCGGTCTCCTAATCTCTTGCATCCTGTGCCATTTCTTTATCCACCATATAGTCAATCGCAGATGGTTCCAAGCAGCACATTTCCCATGAACACTACTATTTTTCGCCCTAACCATTATGGATGGCAACCTTATATGAGCCCAGTTGCATCTGAGTTTGTGCCTGGACCAGCATGGTCAAACAATCATCCAGTCGCTTACACCCCCAGCCCACTTGTTGCTGACACTATTTCTCAGTCTCTAGCAGATTCACACGTCCTATCTGATGCAGCTGTTGTTAGTATAGGACCTTCAGTGGACAGCAATATGGTTGCAGTAAAGGAGGAAATGGAGGTCCCTGTGGAGGTAGACAGTGGTAATTTTATCCGCAATAATATTTTGGGAGAAGAACATGATAAAGAGTTAAAGGATGCTGTTAATGCTGCACTTAATCCTCAGACGCTAGGAGACAGCACATTTGATATTGGTGGAACGAAACTGGGAGGCAACATGAAGAATGAAGATGAGGGTAGCTTTAGGATATATGTAAAGGGGAAAAGCAGGCGAAAGCAAACTCTGAGGATCCCGATGAGTTTGCTTAACAAGACATATAGCGCACGTTCCTTCAAGCTTGACTTCAACAGAGTAGTCAGAGAGAGTGATATTTTCAGGCCATCGGGCGTTTCTTTTGCTGAAGTAGTTTCTTCTGGCGACTGA